TTTCAGAAAGATCATATAGTCTTTGGCTATTGATTCTTAGACCATCCAAGTAACTGCGAACTTCGACAATCACATTGTCCTTATTTTGCGGATCGATCATTAAGACATTGTTCTTTTCAACTACATATTTTTTCTTCTTTAACACTTCTACAGATTCCAATATTTTGTCGTTAGAAGGCAAAGAACCGGTTTTCAAATTTACGAAGAAAGAAGGAAACTCCGTCTTCTCAACTCTACCAACATTCAACAATATGTCAAGAACAGTAACTTTTGCTTCATCTAACGAGATCATACCTATTGCTGAGACTAGGCGTACAATTCAAAAATAATAAGTTATTGACCAAACAATACTAGATGATACATAGGATGTAGTAAACAAGGTCAGCTCAATTTGTAATAAATTCTTCTGTTTAATCTGCCCTTATTTTCCAGCTTAGTTACAAAAATATTTCCAATTTCTTTAGTATTTTTGACATGTACACCACCGTCTGCTTGAATATCAACATCTCCGATTTTCACAATTCTCAAAATATCGACATCAGGAGGCGTAGCATTAGCTAGTTTTATTAAGCCAGGAATACGGATAGCTTCAGCCTTTTTCATGAAGAATACACTAACTTCTATTCCCTGCTTTATGATTTGGTTCACTTCATCAATATAAGTCAAAATTTTCTCTTTATCGTACGATTCAAGGCTAAAATCTATCCTTGATTCATCCGGCGCTATACGATTTCCTGTTATCAAGGCCCCAGTCCTCTGGTGTATCACCGAACTCATCAGATGCGCAGCGGTATGCATTTTCATGATTTCATATCTTCTATCCCAATCTAACTTGCAATGGACATTATCTCCAGAATTCAGGTGGATGAGACCATTTAAGATATGGACGATATTATCTCCTTCACTGATTACTTCAGTAACCCTTACGTTGTTTACTGAACCTGTATCAGAAACAAGACCTCCTCCTTGCGGGTAAAAAGCTGTCTGGTCCAATACTACACGATTTTCATCATAAGAAATAACTTTCGCATCAAACTCACGCAGATACATATCTTCCCAAAACAGCTTCCGAGTCATTTGAATAGGACGCCAACATACAATGATTAATAAATATTGATTCTAGGTACACAGCATTTGTCTGCAGAAACTACTTAAAAATCAAGCCTTTCTTCATAAGTACGAATGATGTTTCAAGAAGGAAATTTTCAGCTAAATAGTCATCCTAACGATGGAACAATTTTCTAGAGCTACTAAGAAGAATCAATC
This portion of the Conexivisphaerales archaeon genome encodes:
- a CDS encoding alanyl-tRNA editing protein, which codes for MTRKLFWEDMYLREFDAKVISYDENRVVLDQTAFYPQGGGLVSDTGSVNNVRVTEVISEGDNIVHILNGLIHLNSGDNVHCKLDWDRRYEIMKMHTAAHLMSSVIHQRTGALITGNRIAPDESRIDFSLESYDKEKILTYIDEVNQIIKQGIEVSVFFMKKAEAIRIPGLIKLANATPPDVDILRIVKIGDVDIQADGGVHVKNTKEIGNIFVTKLENKGRLNRRIYYKLS